The nucleotide sequence TCGGACTCCAGCGCGGACACCGGCACCCGCGCGCGCACGCGCACCTTCCGGCGGTCCGCCAGGTTGGTGAGAATCTTGAGCCCCGCCCGCGCCCGGGCCAGCTCCGCCAGCCGGGGCGCCAGGCCCTCCGCCACCGAGTTCACACAGTTGGCGCCCATGGCGTCCCGCGTGTCGATGTGCAGGTGCACCACCAGCGTGGTGCCGTCCAGCACCCGCACCTCCAGCTCACGCGTGCCGCCGCCCCGCGCGCACATGGCGGGCATGAGCGCGTCCGCCTCCGCCAGCAGCAGCGCCGTGTTCGCGTGCAGCGCCGCGCGCGCGTCCTCCAGCGAGGGCACATCCAGCAACTCCACCTGCGCGGTGGTAATCGGCGCGTCCGCCTCCACCGTGAAGCCGCCGCTCTCCGCGCACAGGCGCGCGGCATACGAGGCCGCGGCGATGATGGAGGGCTCCTCCACCGCCATGGGGATGAGCCGCTCCCACCCGTCCACCACGAAGTTGAGCGCCACGCCCAGCGGCAGCCCGTGCAGGCCGACGACGTTCTCCACCATGGCGTCCGCGCACGCCTCGTCGAAGCCGGCGAGCCCGGCCAGCGACTTCTCCTCCTCGGGCGTCACCCAGCGCGCCTCCACCAGCCGCGCGCGCCGGCGCTCCGGAGACTGACGGTAGAAGCCCGACAGGCGGGAGGTGCGCATCACTTGAAGAGTCTTCACGCGGTCGTCGCTCATCGCTTCCTCAGCCTCCCGTCCCGGTGGGCAGCAGTGGCACGGGCGCCTCGCCCCGAGGCGCCGGCAGCGCCGTGCCGGGACGCACGAAGGCGGCCGTGGCCAGCGCCAGCTTGCGGCGCGTCGTCACGTGGGCCCGCGCGCTGAACACGTCGTAGTCGCGCGCCTCGATGTCTCGGAGGATGTCGCCGTAGATGGCGCCCATCAGCCGCACCATCCGCTGGCTCCCGAAGCCGGAGAGGTAGTGCACCCCCGCGGCGGCCCTCGCGTAGTACACGCGCGAGCGCTCCACCTGGAAGCGCATGAAGGCCCGCCACCGCTCGTCCACCTTCCCGAGCCGCAGGTCTTCCTCCGTCAGCCCGAAGGCGGCCAGCTCCTCGGCGGGCAGGTACACGCGGCCCCGCTCCAGGTCCTCGCGCACGTCGCGCAGGATGTTGGTGAGCTGCATGGCCCGGCCCAGGTCCGCCGCCGGCTGCGCGGCCTCGACATCCGAGCAGCCCAGCACCGGCGTCAGCATCAGCCCCACCACGCCCGCCACCCGGTAGCAGTAGAGGTCCAGCTCCTCCCAGGTGGAATAGCGGTTCTTCGTCAGGTCCATCTCCATGCCGGAGATGAGGTCCTGGAAGGGCTGCTCCGGAATCCGGTAGTGGCGCACGGTGTGCTCGAGCGCGGCGAACTCGCCCGCATCCCACGGCGACTGCGCCTCCGCCGTCATCAGCCGCTCGGCGGGCGAGCCCAGCTCCTTCGACGCCAGCTCCGGCATCGGCAGGTACAGCTCCGCCACCCTCTGCCGCGCCTTCGCCAGCCGCACCGGCAGGTCGACGGGCACCACGTCGGGCCCGTCTCCATCCACCAGGTCGTCCAGCCGCCGGCAGAAGGCGTAGAGGGCAAAGGCTGCCTTCCGCCGCTGGCCGAAGAGGAGGTACGAGGCGAAGAAGAAGCTCTTGGCGTGGTGCCGCGTCACCTCCTTCGCCAGGCGATAGCCGCGCTCCACCAATTCCTGCGCGTCGTGCGAGCTCATGCCGCCACCTCTTCCAGCGAGCGGGGCGAGTCACCGCGAGGAGACAACTGGACACCCGCGTCCCGGGCCCAGGTCATGAGCCGCTCGGTGACGAGGCGCGCGGAGATGAGCACCGTGGGCAGGCCCGTGCCCGGCTGCGTGGAGGCCCCCACGAAGAAGAGGTTCTTCACCCGCGCGTCCTGGTTGGCGGGACGGAAGGGGCCAATCTGCGTGAAGTTCTGCGCCAGCCCGAAGGCGCTGCCGCGCGCGAGGTTGAAGGTGGACGCCCAGTCGTCCGGGGTGAAGACGCGCTCCACCTCGATGTCCGCCTCCAGCCGGGGGAAGCCCAGCTCCGCCAGCCGCGCGAAGACCTTGGCCCGCACCTTCGGGCCCTCCTGCTTCCAGTCCACCCCCGGGTTCTGGTGCGGCACCGGCACCAGCACGTAGAGCGCGTCCTTGCCCTCGGGCGCCAGCGACGCGTCGGTGCGCGTGGGCGCGTTGACGTAGAAGCTCGGGTCCTCCGGCACGCGGAAGCGCTCGAAGATGTCGTCGAAGGAGCCCTTGTAGTCCCGGCCGAACACCACGTTGTGGTGCCCCAGCCCCGGGTACTTCCGCTTCATGCCCAGGTAGAGCATGTAGCCGCTGGACGTGTAGCGCAGCTTCTCCTTGCGCTTGAGCGTGGTGGCCTGCGGGTCCAGCAGCTTCTCGTACGCGTAGGGCAAGTCCGCGTTGCACAGCACCGCGTCCGCCTCCACCACCTCGCCGCCCGCCAGGCGCACGCCCGTGGTGCGACCTCCGTCGGTGAGGATGCGCTCCACCGCGCTGCCGTAGTGGAAGCGAACGCCCTCCTCCCGCGCCAGCCGCTCCAGCGCCAGGGGAATGGCGTACAGGCCGCCCTTGGGGAACCAGATGCCCACGCCCAGCTCGGTGAAGGGCAGCAGGCCGTAGACGGCGGGCGACGCGAAGGGCGACACGCCCAGGTACATCGTCTGGAACGTCATCGCCGCGCGCAGCCGGTCGTCCTTGAAGTAGCGGCTGACGTCCGCGTACATGCGGCGGTGCGCGCGCACCTGGAAGATGCGGGCCAGGACGCGCGGCGAGAAGTAGTCGGAGATGCCGTTGTAGTTGCGGCCCACCAGGTGGTCCAGCGACGTGCGGTACTGAACGCGACCCTGGGCCAGGAAGGCGAGGTAGCGCTCGAAGCTGCCCGGCTCGATTCGCTCCAGCTCGCGGCCCATCGCGCACAGCTCGGAGGTGAAGGTGACGTCCGAGCCGTCGCGAAAGTGAACGCGATAGTTCGGGTCGCACTTCAGCAGCGTCAGGTAGTCCTCGATTCGGCGGCCCACCGCGCGGAAG is from Pyxidicoccus trucidator and encodes:
- a CDS encoding phytoene/squalene synthase family protein; its protein translation is MSSHDAQELVERGYRLAKEVTRHHAKSFFFASYLLFGQRRKAAFALYAFCRRLDDLVDGDGPDVVPVDLPVRLAKARQRVAELYLPMPELASKELGSPAERLMTAEAQSPWDAGEFAALEHTVRHYRIPEQPFQDLISGMEMDLTKNRYSTWEELDLYCYRVAGVVGLMLTPVLGCSDVEAAQPAADLGRAMQLTNILRDVREDLERGRVYLPAEELAAFGLTEEDLRLGKVDERWRAFMRFQVERSRVYYARAAAGVHYLSGFGSQRMVRLMGAIYGDILRDIEARDYDVFSARAHVTTRRKLALATAAFVRPGTALPAPRGEAPVPLLPTGTGG
- a CDS encoding hydroxymethylglutaryl-CoA reductase, degradative — translated: MSDDRVKTLQVMRTSRLSGFYRQSPERRRARLVEARWVTPEEEKSLAGLAGFDEACADAMVENVVGLHGLPLGVALNFVVDGWERLIPMAVEEPSIIAAASYAARLCAESGGFTVEADAPITTAQVELLDVPSLEDARAALHANTALLLAEADALMPAMCARGGGTRELEVRVLDGTTLVVHLHIDTRDAMGANCVNSVAEGLAPRLAELARARAGLKILTNLADRRKVRVRARVPVSALESEGFPDGGGVRDGILAAHRFAELDPYRAVTHNKGVMNGVDAVLVACGNDWRAVEAGAHAWAARSGTYRPLTTWRAAEDGGLEGELLMPLATSTAGGAARTHPGVQRALKLARVSGAVDLAGLAGAAGLATNLAALKALSTEGIQKGHMALHARRVAAEAGAQGELIEVVAERLSLERVYRPERAREVLAAELARRKGALR
- a CDS encoding phytoene desaturase family protein; protein product: MTTRTQGKRVVVVGAGVGGLAAAARLAHQGFDVQVFEKTDGPGGRCNRLRVDGFTWDIGPTIVLMPEVFEETFRAVGRRIEDYLTLLKCDPNYRVHFRDGSDVTFTSELCAMGRELERIEPGSFERYLAFLAQGRVQYRTSLDHLVGRNYNGISDYFSPRVLARIFQVRAHRRMYADVSRYFKDDRLRAAMTFQTMYLGVSPFASPAVYGLLPFTELGVGIWFPKGGLYAIPLALERLAREEGVRFHYGSAVERILTDGGRTTGVRLAGGEVVEADAVLCNADLPYAYEKLLDPQATTLKRKEKLRYTSSGYMLYLGMKRKYPGLGHHNVVFGRDYKGSFDDIFERFRVPEDPSFYVNAPTRTDASLAPEGKDALYVLVPVPHQNPGVDWKQEGPKVRAKVFARLAELGFPRLEADIEVERVFTPDDWASTFNLARGSAFGLAQNFTQIGPFRPANQDARVKNLFFVGASTQPGTGLPTVLISARLVTERLMTWARDAGVQLSPRGDSPRSLEEVAA